In a genomic window of Arthrobacter woluwensis:
- the rnpA gene encoding ribonuclease P protein component, giving the protein MLPAQNRLRLPADFSTTLRSGVRVGRRNLVLSACLSSPDASGRFGFIVSKAVGNAVVRNLVKRRLREIGARLLQEHPTGIDVVVRSLPAAAQADWEELVADMEQAFAVAQRRLAARTREQAVADAAPGEVHT; this is encoded by the coding sequence GTGCTTCCCGCACAGAACCGCCTGCGGCTTCCTGCCGACTTCTCCACCACACTTCGTTCCGGTGTCCGTGTAGGGCGCCGGAACTTAGTTCTATCTGCGTGCCTTTCGTCACCGGACGCCTCCGGCCGTTTCGGCTTCATCGTTTCGAAAGCCGTCGGGAACGCAGTGGTCCGCAACCTCGTTAAGCGGAGGTTGAGGGAGATCGGTGCTCGACTGCTGCAGGAACACCCCACTGGAATCGATGTGGTGGTGCGTTCCCTGCCGGCGGCGGCACAGGCGGACTGGGAGGAACTCGTGGCGGACATGGAACAGGCCTTCGCCGTGGCACAGCGCCGTCTTGCCGCGCGCACGCGCGAGCAGGCCGTGGCGGACGCCGCGCCCGGCGAGGTTCACACGTGA
- the gnd gene encoding phosphogluconate dehydrogenase (NAD(+)-dependent, decarboxylating), producing MRNQLRKEVDAMHIGLIGLGKMGFNMRQRLRDGGVTVTGFDRNPEKTDVASVDELIKALPTPRVVWVMVPAGEITDALIRELSEKLSAGDLVIDGGNSRFTEDQKHAALLAEKGIRFVDCGVSGGVWGLQNGYGLMVGGSAEDVESAMPVFDALRPEGPREDSFVHVGDVGAGHYAKMVHNGIEYGLMQAYAEGYELLAAKDIIKDVTGTFRAWQKGTVVRSWLLDLAVNALEEDPGLDKIAGWADDSGEGRWTVEEAIANAVPAPAITAALFARFVSRQEDSPAMKMVAALRNQFGGHAVKQAGTDAPQ from the coding sequence GTGCGAAACCAGCTAAGGAAAGAAGTGGACGCCATGCACATTGGTCTGATCGGGCTCGGCAAGATGGGCTTCAACATGCGGCAACGCCTCCGCGATGGCGGCGTGACCGTCACCGGATTCGACCGCAATCCGGAGAAGACCGACGTCGCGAGCGTGGACGAGCTCATCAAGGCGCTGCCCACCCCGCGCGTCGTCTGGGTCATGGTGCCCGCCGGTGAGATCACCGACGCGCTGATCCGCGAACTCTCCGAGAAGCTGTCCGCCGGTGATCTGGTGATCGACGGCGGCAACTCGCGCTTCACGGAAGACCAGAAGCACGCCGCGCTGCTCGCCGAGAAGGGCATCCGCTTCGTCGACTGCGGTGTGTCCGGCGGTGTCTGGGGCCTGCAGAACGGCTACGGCCTGATGGTCGGCGGCAGCGCCGAGGACGTCGAATCGGCCATGCCGGTGTTCGACGCCCTCCGTCCCGAAGGTCCCCGCGAGGACAGCTTCGTCCACGTCGGGGACGTCGGCGCAGGTCACTACGCCAAGATGGTGCACAACGGCATCGAATACGGTCTCATGCAGGCCTACGCCGAAGGCTACGAACTGCTCGCCGCCAAGGACATCATCAAGGATGTGACCGGCACCTTCCGCGCCTGGCAGAAGGGCACCGTCGTGCGCTCCTGGCTGCTCGACCTCGCCGTCAACGCCCTCGAAGAGGACCCGGGCCTCGACAAGATCGCCGGCTGGGCCGATGACTCCGGCGAAGGCCGCTGGACCGTGGAGGAGGCGATCGCCAACGCGGTGCCCGCCCCCGCGATCACGGCGGCACTGTTCGCCCGTTTCGTCTCCCGCCAGGAGGATTCGCCCGCCATGAAGATGGTGGCCGCCCTCCGCAACCAGTTCGGGGGCCACGCCGTCAAGCAGGCCGGCACCGACGCCCCGCAGTAG
- the rpmH gene encoding 50S ribosomal protein L34 produces MSKRTFQPNNRRRAKKHGFRLRMRTRAGRAILAARRGKGRTELSA; encoded by the coding sequence GTGAGCAAGCGGACTTTTCAGCCGAACAACCGCCGTCGTGCCAAGAAGCACGGCTTCCGTCTTCGTATGCGTACCCGTGCAGGCCGCGCCATCCTGGCTGCCCGCCGTGGCAAGGGCCGCACTGAGCTCTCGGCGTAA
- a CDS encoding ParB/RepB/Spo0J family partition protein, with translation MSEKRRGLGRGLGALIPNAADAGSAAPATRPVDLFFPSPQRNRVQEDAQTAEQKNAQQKNADVQEGPAAAEKPQKAAQRPAKAADAPEAGKTPAKAVAAEESPAKKAPSRASKTASESAAAPAEKPVRSRRSKPAEAATSESTTSTAAPAVPESTDTPDGLVPVPGAQFAEIPVGDISPNPRQPRQEFDEQDMAELVHSVREIGVLQPIVVRRKPEGPGFELVMGERRWRATQEAGLETVPAIIRETTDDDLLRDALLENLHRSQLNPIEEAAAYQQLLEDFGATHEELADRIGRSRPQVSNTIRLLKLPPLVQRRVAAGVLSAGHARALLGLPDAPAMERLAQRIVAEGLSVRATEEAVVLFQDPADPKKPAAPRNTARHERLDYLATSLADRLDTNVKITLGARKGRVSIEFASVDDLNRIMDVINPS, from the coding sequence ATGAGTGAAAAGCGACGTGGCCTGGGCCGCGGTCTGGGTGCCTTGATCCCCAATGCTGCTGATGCAGGCAGCGCTGCACCCGCCACCCGACCGGTGGACCTGTTCTTCCCCTCTCCTCAGCGGAACCGGGTCCAAGAGGACGCCCAGACGGCCGAGCAGAAGAACGCCCAGCAAAAGAATGCCGACGTGCAGGAGGGGCCGGCTGCTGCCGAGAAGCCCCAGAAGGCTGCTCAGCGGCCCGCGAAGGCTGCCGACGCACCCGAGGCCGGAAAGACCCCCGCGAAGGCTGTCGCGGCCGAGGAGAGCCCCGCGAAGAAGGCACCCTCCCGTGCCTCGAAGACGGCATCCGAGAGTGCGGCTGCTCCTGCGGAGAAGCCGGTCAGGTCTCGCCGTTCGAAGCCGGCGGAGGCTGCCACCTCCGAATCCACGACGTCGACGGCGGCTCCCGCCGTACCCGAGTCGACCGATACTCCGGACGGCCTGGTGCCGGTCCCCGGCGCTCAGTTCGCTGAGATCCCGGTCGGCGACATCTCCCCCAATCCTCGTCAGCCCCGCCAGGAGTTCGACGAACAGGACATGGCGGAGCTCGTGCACTCAGTGCGCGAGATCGGTGTTCTGCAGCCCATCGTGGTGCGGCGGAAGCCCGAGGGACCCGGATTTGAGCTGGTCATGGGTGAGCGTCGTTGGCGCGCCACCCAGGAAGCCGGTCTCGAGACGGTCCCCGCGATCATCCGTGAGACCACAGACGATGATCTGTTGCGCGATGCGCTGCTGGAGAACCTCCACCGCAGTCAGCTGAACCCCATTGAAGAGGCGGCGGCGTACCAGCAGCTTCTGGAGGACTTCGGTGCCACCCACGAAGAACTTGCTGACAGGATCGGTCGCTCGCGTCCTCAGGTGTCCAACACCATCCGTCTGCTGAAACTCCCTCCCCTGGTTCAGCGCCGAGTGGCCGCCGGCGTTCTTTCTGCCGGCCACGCTCGCGCGTTGCTCGGGCTTCCGGATGCGCCCGCGATGGAACGTCTGGCTCAGCGGATCGTCGCAGAAGGACTCTCCGTTCGTGCGACCGAGGAAGCTGTGGTGCTCTTCCAGGATCCCGCGGATCCGAAGAAACCCGCGGCTCCTCGGAACACGGCACGACACGAACGGTTGGACTACTTGGCAACCTCCCTCGCCGACCGTCTCGACACGAATGTGAAGATCACGCTTGGTGCTCGAAAGGGACGCGTCAGCATTGAATTTGCGAGTGTTGACGATCTGAACCGCATCATGGACGTGATTAATCCGTCCTAG
- a CDS encoding ParA family protein, which produces MDSIDESSPIARQLASETRRREKLAGRVLPKPKATRIFTVSNQKGGVGKTTTTVNIAAALASAGLNVLVIDIDPQGNASTALGIEHHAEVDSIYDVLINDLPLAEVVADCPDIDRLQCAPATIHLAGAEIELVSLVAREQRLRRAIDVYAKHREQQGLERLDFIFIDCPPSLGLLTVNAFCAAQEVLIPIQCEYYALEGLSQLLKNIEMIQKHLNGDLRVSTILLTMYDGRTNLAAQVAAEVREHFPQEVLSAVIPRSVRISEAPSYQQTVLTYDPNSSGALSYLEAAAEIAERS; this is translated from the coding sequence ATCGATTCGATTGACGAGTCCAGCCCCATCGCGCGGCAGCTGGCCAGTGAGACGCGCAGGCGGGAGAAGCTCGCCGGCCGGGTGCTGCCCAAGCCGAAGGCCACTCGCATCTTCACGGTGTCCAATCAGAAGGGTGGCGTCGGCAAGACGACCACCACGGTGAACATCGCGGCCGCACTGGCCTCCGCTGGACTGAACGTCCTGGTGATCGACATCGACCCGCAGGGCAATGCATCGACCGCCTTGGGCATCGAACACCACGCCGAGGTCGATTCGATCTATGACGTGCTCATCAACGACCTTCCCCTGGCCGAAGTCGTGGCCGATTGCCCGGATATCGACCGTCTGCAGTGTGCACCGGCGACGATTCACCTGGCCGGCGCCGAGATCGAGCTCGTCTCTCTCGTGGCCCGAGAGCAGCGGCTTCGCCGGGCAATCGACGTGTACGCCAAGCACCGCGAGCAGCAGGGCCTGGAACGTCTGGACTTCATCTTCATCGATTGCCCGCCCAGTCTCGGACTCCTCACGGTCAACGCCTTCTGTGCGGCCCAGGAAGTCCTCATCCCGATCCAGTGCGAGTACTACGCTCTGGAAGGTCTGAGCCAGTTGCTCAAGAACATCGAGATGATTCAGAAGCACCTCAATGGTGACCTCCGCGTCTCGACCATTCTGCTGACGATGTACGACGGACGGACCAACCTCGCGGCCCAGGTGGCGGCGGAGGTACGGGAGCACTTCCCGCAAGAAGTGCTGTCCGCGGTCATCCCTCGGTCGGTGCGAATTTCGGAGGCGCCGAGCTATCAGCAGACCGTGCTGACGTATGATCCGAACTCCAGTGGTGCGCTTTCCTATTTGGAAGCCGCAGCAGAGATCGCCGAGCGCAGCTGA
- the yidD gene encoding membrane protein insertion efficiency factor YidD has product MNVAAAVVRGVIDLPRNILIGALKLYRLAVSPLYGQVCRYFPSCSAYALEAVTVHGAVKGSWLAGKRLLHCHPWSEGGLDPVPSGGRSWPVDQVPRIVMLNHPHDYLPQDAEPGPAAAKTTEEERRSAA; this is encoded by the coding sequence GTGAACGTGGCCGCCGCCGTCGTCCGCGGTGTGATCGATCTGCCGAGGAACATCCTGATCGGTGCGCTCAAGCTGTACCGACTGGCGGTTTCGCCTCTCTACGGACAGGTGTGCCGGTACTTCCCCAGCTGTTCCGCCTATGCGCTGGAAGCAGTCACCGTCCATGGCGCCGTCAAGGGCAGCTGGCTCGCGGGCAAACGCCTGCTCCACTGTCACCCGTGGAGCGAGGGCGGTCTGGATCCGGTGCCGAGCGGCGGTCGTTCCTGGCCGGTGGACCAGGTTCCGCGGATCGTCATGCTGAACCATCCGCACGACTACCTGCCTCAGGACGCCGAGCCGGGCCCGGCAGCAGCCAAGACCACTGAAGAAGAGCGCCGCTCCGCGGCCTGA
- the yidC gene encoding membrane protein insertase YidC — MDIFGAILAPFKWLVSIVMLGFHEAFTFLGLPSESGWTWTLSIIGLVVVIRAALIPVFVKQIRAQRGMQLLQPDLKKLQEKYKGKTDQLSRQAMAQEQMALYKKHGTNPFSACLPMLIQMPFFFSLFQVLSGISQAKEKGEGISALSHENVVEFDKSSIFGAPLSSALLHGGGVSVWILSIIMILAMTASQFITQKQIMAKNMSEEALASPFMRQQKMLLYILPVVFGVGGINFPIGVLIYWTVSNLWTMGQQFYVIRRMPTPGSQAARELNERRKAKGLAPIDVTTGKKVDPEDIPAEPEKPKGQRYQPSRKNNRKKKK, encoded by the coding sequence ATGGACATCTTTGGGGCGATACTGGCGCCTTTCAAATGGCTGGTCAGCATTGTCATGCTGGGCTTCCACGAAGCCTTCACGTTCCTGGGCCTGCCCAGCGAATCCGGCTGGACCTGGACGCTGTCCATCATCGGCCTGGTGGTCGTGATCCGTGCGGCCCTGATCCCGGTGTTCGTGAAGCAGATCCGTGCTCAGCGCGGCATGCAGCTCCTGCAGCCTGATCTGAAGAAGCTCCAGGAGAAGTACAAGGGCAAGACCGACCAGCTCTCCCGCCAGGCGATGGCGCAGGAGCAGATGGCCCTGTACAAGAAGCACGGCACCAACCCGTTCTCGGCCTGCCTCCCCATGCTGATCCAGATGCCGTTCTTCTTCTCGCTGTTCCAGGTGCTGTCCGGCATCTCGCAGGCCAAGGAGAAGGGCGAGGGCATCAGCGCCCTGAGCCACGAGAACGTCGTCGAGTTCGACAAGTCCTCCATCTTCGGTGCGCCGCTCTCCTCCGCGCTGCTGCACGGCGGCGGGGTGTCCGTCTGGATCCTGTCCATCATCATGATCCTGGCGATGACCGCTTCGCAGTTCATCACCCAGAAGCAGATCATGGCCAAGAACATGTCCGAAGAGGCTCTGGCCAGCCCGTTCATGCGCCAGCAGAAGATGCTTCTCTACATCCTGCCGGTGGTCTTCGGTGTGGGTGGCATCAACTTCCCCATCGGTGTCCTGATCTACTGGACGGTCTCCAACCTCTGGACCATGGGCCAGCAGTTCTACGTCATCCGCCGCATGCCGACCCCCGGTTCCCAGGCGGCCCGCGAGCTCAACGAGCGCCGCAAGGCCAAGGGTCTGGCCCCGATCGACGTCACCACGGGTAAGAAGGTCGACCCGGAGGACATCCCGGCCGAGCCGGAGAAGCCCAAGGGCCAGCGTTACCAGCCGAGCCGCAAGAACAACCGGAAGAAGAAGAAGTGA
- a CDS encoding DUF721 domain-containing protein, which yields MVRDPDPGRPGQEGTPEQEGPDAARDALRRARRAAELRGEIRSKSAAGSLEGPRVPKKKARPSREFGLGRDPQGVGSIMGRLVVDRGWSSPVAVGSVVSQWPSFVGPEVAAHCQATGFAGTTLTVRCDSTAWAANMRLLRPSLLEKFRTEVGPGIVTVIEIHGPNPPSWKKGRRSVPGRGPRDTYG from the coding sequence ATGGTGCGTGACCCCGATCCCGGCAGGCCCGGACAGGAGGGCACGCCCGAACAGGAGGGTCCGGACGCCGCGCGTGACGCCCTGCGCCGGGCTCGCCGCGCCGCAGAACTGCGGGGCGAGATCCGGAGCAAGTCCGCAGCGGGATCACTCGAGGGCCCTCGCGTCCCGAAGAAGAAAGCCCGTCCCTCCCGCGAATTCGGGCTGGGCCGGGATCCCCAGGGCGTCGGCTCGATCATGGGACGGCTCGTGGTGGACCGGGGCTGGAGCTCGCCGGTCGCGGTGGGATCGGTGGTCAGTCAGTGGCCGTCCTTCGTGGGGCCGGAGGTCGCCGCGCATTGCCAGGCGACCGGATTCGCGGGCACGACCCTGACGGTGCGCTGCGATTCCACGGCCTGGGCGGCCAATATGCGTCTGCTGCGACCCAGCCTCCTGGAGAAGTTCCGGACCGAAGTGGGGCCGGGGATCGTGACGGTGATCGAGATCCACGGGCCCAATCCTCCGTCCTGGAAGAAGGGGCGCCGGAGTGTGCCCGGACGGGGTCCGCGTGACACGTACGGGTGA
- a CDS encoding Jag family protein codes for MSVETPAEETAVTEAPENVNRLDEEGDVAADYLEELLDIADIDGDIDIEVRNGRTYISIEADGDDHGLNNLVGEDGEVLEALQELARLAVLSATENRSRLVLDINGYRRGRTVELSKIAQDAVDRVKSDGGRVALAPMSAYERKIVHDAVAELGFVSESEGEGPRRHIVVSAD; via the coding sequence GTGAGTGTAGAGACGCCCGCCGAGGAGACCGCTGTGACCGAGGCTCCGGAGAATGTGAACCGTCTTGACGAGGAAGGCGACGTCGCCGCGGACTACCTCGAAGAACTTCTGGACATCGCAGACATCGATGGTGACATCGACATCGAGGTCCGCAACGGCCGCACCTACATCTCCATCGAAGCCGACGGGGACGACCACGGCCTGAACAACCTGGTCGGCGAAGACGGCGAAGTGCTGGAGGCTCTCCAGGAGCTGGCGCGACTGGCCGTCCTGTCCGCCACGGAGAACCGCTCGCGCCTGGTGCTGGACATCAACGGCTATCGCCGTGGCCGCACCGTGGAGCTCTCCAAGATCGCCCAGGATGCCGTGGACCGCGTCAAGAGCGACGGCGGCCGGGTCGCCCTCGCGCCGATGAGCGCTTACGAGCGCAAGATCGTGCACGACGCGGTGGCCGAACTCGGATTCGTGAGCGAGTCCGAGGGTGAAGGCCCCCGACGGCACATCGTGGTCAGCGCAGACTGA
- the dnaN gene encoding DNA polymerase III subunit beta: MKFRVERDVLAEAVSWAARSLSPRPPVPVLSGLLLKAEHGTVSLSSFDYETSARLEIPAEIRDEGTILVSGRLLADICRSLPSAPVDIETDGSKVTLTCRRSSFHLATMPENEYPALPALPDSNGMVDGAAFSQAVSQVIIAASKDDTLPILTGVRLEFEDDLITFLATDRYRLAMKELPWAPSAPGQSMSALVKAKTLNEVAKTLGGSGELKLAITQDDSRLIAFESAGRATTSLLVDGDYPKIRSLFPETTAIHAVVNTSELVEAVRRVSLVAERNTPVRLAFTDGQVHLDAGTGEDAQASEELEARLEGEDITVAFNPGYLIEGLSVIETRFVRFSFTSAPKPAMLTAQAELEGEDSDDYRYLVMPVRLPN; this comes from the coding sequence GTGAAGTTCAGAGTTGAACGGGACGTTCTCGCCGAGGCAGTGAGCTGGGCAGCACGCTCACTTTCTCCCCGGCCTCCGGTACCGGTTCTCTCTGGTCTGCTCCTCAAGGCCGAGCACGGAACGGTCAGCCTCTCGAGCTTCGACTACGAGACCTCCGCACGCCTGGAGATCCCCGCCGAGATCCGCGACGAAGGCACCATCCTCGTGTCCGGACGTCTGCTCGCCGACATCTGCCGCAGCCTTCCTTCCGCACCGGTCGACATCGAGACCGACGGATCCAAAGTCACGCTGACCTGCCGCCGCAGCTCGTTCCACCTGGCCACCATGCCGGAGAACGAATACCCCGCCCTGCCGGCGCTCCCGGACAGCAACGGCATGGTCGACGGTGCAGCGTTCTCGCAAGCCGTCAGCCAGGTGATCATCGCCGCCAGCAAGGACGACACCCTGCCGATCCTCACGGGTGTGCGCCTCGAATTCGAAGACGACCTGATCACCTTCCTCGCCACGGACCGTTACCGTCTGGCCATGAAGGAACTCCCCTGGGCGCCTTCGGCTCCCGGGCAGTCCATGTCCGCGCTGGTCAAGGCCAAAACGCTCAACGAAGTCGCCAAAACCCTCGGCGGCAGCGGTGAACTGAAGCTCGCGATCACCCAGGACGACTCCCGGCTGATCGCCTTCGAAAGCGCCGGACGTGCCACAACGTCGTTGCTGGTGGACGGCGATTACCCCAAGATCCGTTCACTCTTCCCGGAGACCACGGCCATCCATGCCGTGGTCAACACCTCCGAACTCGTGGAGGCCGTCCGCCGTGTCTCGCTCGTCGCCGAGCGGAACACCCCGGTGCGTCTGGCCTTCACTGATGGACAAGTCCACCTCGATGCCGGCACGGGCGAAGACGCCCAGGCCTCCGAAGAGCTGGAAGCACGTTTGGAAGGCGAGGACATCACGGTCGCGTTCAACCCGGGTTATCTGATCGAGGGCCTGAGCGTCATCGAAACCCGGTTCGTCAGGTTCTCCTTCACCTCCGCCCCGAAGCCGGCCATGCTGACGGCTCAGGCGGAGCTCGAGGGCGAGGACTCTGACGACTACCGCTACCTGGTGATGCCCGTCCGTCTTCCGAACTGA
- the rsmG gene encoding 16S rRNA (guanine(527)-N(7))-methyltransferase RsmG codes for MSAADATLTDGEREAAQRIFGDRLPLAERYVEHLATSGIERGLLGPREVPRLWSRHVLNCAVIESCIAEDAVVADVGSGAGLPGLCLAIARPDLQLTLIEPLERRCIWLQEVIDDLGLDNVVVWRGRAEAAVGLEDFTVVTARAVSALDKLARLTLPLLAGRGELVAIKGRSAQEEIEKAQKVLRKLGAVKTDIVICGEDLLEESTTVVRVKVGKEN; via the coding sequence GTGTCCGCAGCCGATGCCACGTTGACCGACGGTGAGCGGGAGGCTGCGCAGCGCATCTTCGGTGACCGTCTGCCGCTCGCCGAGCGCTACGTGGAACACCTGGCGACGTCGGGCATCGAACGCGGACTGCTCGGCCCGCGTGAGGTGCCGCGGCTCTGGAGCCGGCATGTCCTCAACTGCGCGGTCATCGAATCCTGTATCGCTGAGGACGCCGTGGTGGCGGATGTCGGATCGGGCGCCGGTCTTCCCGGTCTCTGCCTCGCCATCGCACGGCCGGATCTCCAACTCACGTTGATCGAGCCGCTGGAACGCCGCTGCATCTGGCTGCAGGAGGTCATCGACGATCTCGGGCTGGACAACGTGGTGGTGTGGCGCGGCCGCGCGGAGGCCGCTGTTGGCCTGGAGGACTTCACCGTGGTGACTGCGCGGGCCGTGAGCGCGCTGGACAAGCTGGCCCGCCTCACCCTGCCGCTGCTGGCAGGCCGCGGGGAACTGGTCGCGATCAAGGGCCGGAGTGCTCAGGAGGAGATCGAGAAGGCTCAGAAGGTCCTCAGGAAGCTGGGCGCCGTGAAGACGGACATCGTGATCTGCGGCGAGGACCTCCTGGAGGAGTCGACGACGGTGGTCCGGGTCAAGGTCGGCAAGGAGAACTGA
- the recF gene encoding DNA replication/repair protein RecF (All proteins in this family for which functions are known are DNA-binding proteins that assist the filamentation of RecA onto DNA for the initiation of recombination or recombinational repair.) produces MYLAHLSLTDFRSYPQLELPLEPGVTVLVGSNGVGKTNVMEAIGYLSTLGSHRVSSDQPLLRFGAEQAFIRARLVRGEQQASVEVEINAARANRARINRGNPVRARDILGLVRSVLFAPEDLALVKGEPAIRRRFLDELLVTLEPRHAGTRADYDRVLKQRNALLKSARGGRLSSAQEATLDVWDHHLATRGAELLHARLALVRSLQPHIDTAYASLTDGSKIARAHYRSTVAFETEEGGAGLLLAPAAADDDGGPAVVGIPAVEDDAARLAGDDIARLTERYLLALKASRQQEADRGLTLVGPHREEWELLLGQAPAKGFASHGETWSFALSLRLAAYYALLEDDLSGTQAPILILDDVFAELDAQRRARLATIVATAEQVLVTAAVDSDVPPELAGSRVRVLPGTILPGAGDGA; encoded by the coding sequence GTGTACCTGGCGCATCTCTCGCTGACGGATTTCCGCAGTTACCCTCAGCTTGAACTCCCGCTGGAGCCGGGCGTCACCGTCCTGGTCGGGTCCAACGGCGTGGGCAAGACCAACGTGATGGAAGCCATCGGCTACCTGTCCACGCTCGGCTCGCACCGTGTCTCGTCGGACCAGCCGCTGCTTCGGTTCGGCGCCGAACAGGCGTTCATCCGGGCCAGGCTGGTCCGGGGCGAGCAGCAGGCCAGCGTGGAAGTGGAGATCAACGCCGCCAGGGCCAACCGGGCCCGCATCAACCGGGGCAACCCGGTGCGGGCCCGGGACATCCTGGGCCTGGTCCGTTCGGTGCTCTTCGCACCGGAGGACCTGGCCCTGGTCAAAGGGGAACCGGCCATCCGTCGCCGGTTCCTCGACGAACTGCTCGTCACGCTGGAACCCCGTCATGCGGGGACGCGCGCCGATTACGACCGGGTGCTCAAGCAGCGCAACGCCCTGCTGAAATCGGCCCGCGGCGGGCGGCTGTCCTCCGCGCAGGAAGCCACGCTGGACGTGTGGGATCACCACCTTGCCACTCGCGGCGCGGAACTCCTGCACGCCCGGCTCGCCCTGGTCCGCAGTCTGCAGCCCCATATCGACACGGCTTACGCGTCCCTCACCGACGGGTCGAAGATCGCCCGGGCGCACTACCGCTCCACGGTCGCCTTCGAGACCGAGGAAGGCGGGGCCGGCCTGCTGCTCGCTCCGGCCGCGGCGGACGACGACGGCGGCCCCGCCGTCGTCGGGATCCCCGCGGTGGAGGATGACGCGGCGCGGCTCGCCGGAGACGACATCGCCCGGCTCACCGAACGCTACTTGCTGGCGCTGAAGGCGAGTCGGCAGCAGGAGGCCGACCGGGGCCTGACCCTCGTGGGACCACACCGCGAGGAATGGGAGCTACTCCTGGGGCAGGCGCCCGCGAAGGGCTTCGCCTCGCACGGCGAGACCTGGTCGTTCGCGCTGTCCCTGCGCCTGGCCGCTTACTACGCCCTGCTGGAGGACGACCTTTCCGGCACCCAGGCGCCCATCCTGATCCTCGATGACGTCTTCGCGGAGCTCGACGCACAGCGGAGGGCCCGGCTCGCGACCATCGTGGCCACCGCCGAACAAGTGCTGGTCACGGCCGCGGTGGACAGCGATGTCCCTCCGGAACTGGCGGGTTCCAGGGTCCGCGTCCTGCCCGGCACGATCCTTCCGGGAGCCGGCGATGGTGCGTGA